Proteins encoded together in one Impatiens glandulifera chromosome 1, dImpGla2.1, whole genome shotgun sequence window:
- the LOC124921048 gene encoding flavonol 3-O-glucosyltransferase UGT89B1-like: MTSSSPAAAHILVFPFPSPGHIIPLLDLIRQLLNHGLTITVLVTPSFLSLLDPLISSTSSLQFHTLVLPISAAFSAPHARLIDKVRGTADLYQNIVQWFLSHPSPPVAIISDFFLGWTQRLSEQLGIKRIVFWPSGAFTASVNHSMWKNLPKNDSPDNDEFLVRFPEVPTSPVYPWWQITQYCRNYKEGDPYYEFFREGMVLNSESWGFVFNSFEELEGVYVDYLKKLMGHNRVWTVGPLLPDSDESLNRGGSSSIPITELMGWLDSKEDGSVLYISFGSRIVLSNVQMAALAEAIELSGVSFIWCVKDRKDSEMGLIPDGFVDRTSEKGLIVRGWAPQVAILRHRALGAFLSHCGWNSVLEGIDSGVPMIAWPIGADQFTNAKLLVDNLGVAIRGCEGGDVNVPDVNELSLRITESMLGGGGDCDGRRERVRRLSEAARKAVGENGGSSIRDLNDFVCELNNLQDKTGGSKLE, from the coding sequence ATGACTTCATCATCACCGGCGGCGGCCCATATTCTGGTCTTCCCTTTCCCATCTCCCGGCCATATCATCCCTCTTCTCGATCTCATCCGTCAATTACTCAACCATGGCCTCACTATCACAGTACTAGTAACACCTTCTTTCCTTTCTCTCCTCGACCCATTAATTTCTTCCACCTCCTCTCTTCAATTTCACACCCTTGTTCTTCCAATCTCCGCCGCCTTCTCCGCCCCTCACGCCCGCCTCATCGATAAAGTTCGCGGCACAGCCGATCTTTACCAAAACATCGTACAATGGTTCCTTTCCCATCCTTCTCCTCCCGTCGCCATAATCTCCGACTTCTTCCTCGGCTGGACCCAACGTCTTTCCGAACAATTGGGTATCAAACGAATCGTCTTCTGGCCGTCCGGGGCTTTTACAGCTTCCGTTAATCATTCCATGTGGAAGAATTTACCCAAGAATGATTCTCCAGATAACGATGAATTTCTTGTTCGATTCCCGGAGGTACCGACTTCTCCGGTTTATCCATGGTGGCAGATAACTCAGTATTGCCGGAATTATAAGGAGGGTGATCCGTATTATGAATTCTTTCGAGAGGGTATGGTTCTAAATTCGGAAAGTTGGGGTTTTGTATTCAATTCGTTTGAGGAATTGGAAGGGGTTTATGTTGATTACTTGAAGAAATTGATGGGTCATAACCGGGTTTGGACTGTCGGCCCGTTGTTACCCGATTCGGATGAGTCTTTGAACCGAGGTGGGTCGAGTTCTATTCCGATAACCGAGTTGATGGGTTGGCTTGATTCGAAGGAAGATGGCTCTGTTCTTTACATTTCATTTGGGAGTAGAATTGTGTTATCGAATGTTCAAATGGCGGCTCTTGCGGAGGCGATTGAGTTAAGTGGGGTGAGTTTTATATGGTGTGTGAAGGATAGAAAGGACTCTGAAATGGGTTTGATTCCTGATGGGTTTGTTGATCGGACATCTGAGAAGGGATTGATTGTGAGGGGGTGGGCGCCGCAGGTGGCGATTTTGAGGCATCGGGCTTTGGGAGCGTTCTTGAGTCATTGCGGTTGGAATTCGGTGTTGGAGGGGATTGATTCGGGGGTTCCTATGATTGCTTGGCCGATTGGGGCGGATCAATTTACGAATGCTAAACTTTTGGTGGATAATCTTGGGGTGGCGATTCGTGGGTGTGAAGGGGGAGATGTGAATGTGCCGGATGTGAATGAGTTGAGTCTGAGGATAACTGAGTCGATGTTAGGCGGCGGAGGCGACTGCGATGGGCGGAGGGAGCGGGTGAGGCGGTTGAGTGAGGCGGCGAGGAAAGCTGTTGGGGAAAATGGTGGGAGTTCGATAAGGGATTTGAATGATTTTGTTTGTGAATTGAATAATCTTCAAGATAAGACCGGCGGTTCAAAACTTGAATAG
- the LOC124924998 gene encoding uncharacterized protein LOC124924998: MTQTKEVSMQLSKERCFNKGLKGSSFEDGDYLVFNLDYNGAICIAKEHKSRADCSETKNELPEKRKLSKNIEINENWIEEIEMALIQSTEDSISTNGSSSSQSSFSFPILSWRPVDSPTRMPPPMPLPKPKSKTKSNNPLKLRRQKLTIPILSCWRF, translated from the exons ATGACGCAAACAAAAGAAGTCAGCATGCAGCTATCCAAAGAAAGATGTTTCAATAAAG GCTTGAAAGGATCGAGTTTTGAGGATGGAGATTATCTGGTCTTCAATTTAGATTATAATGGAGCCATTTGTATTGCGAAAGAGCACAAATCAAGAGCTGACTGTAGTGAAACGAAGAACGAG TTGCCGGAAAAGAGAAAGCTAAGCAAAAATATCGAGATAAATGAGAATTGGATTGAAGAGATTGAGATGGCTTTAATTCAATCAACTGAGGATTCAATTTCCACAAATGGAAGCTCAAGCAGCCAATCTTCCTTCTCATTTCCCAT ATTGAGTTGGAGACCAGTGGACAGTCCTACAAGAATGCCACCGCCAATGCCATTGCCAAAACCAAagtcaaagacaaaatcaaacaaTCCTCTAAAATTAAGAAGGCAAAAACTCACAATTCCAATCCTTTCATGTTggagattttaa